The DNA window CGGGTCAACGACAAGCGTATCGACGCCGATACCGGTGAGCGGCAGCGGTTTTCCTCGGCGATCCTGCCGGCGTGGGCGCGCAAGTCCCCGCAGATGACTGAGGTGCTGCCGCTGCTGTACCTGCACGGCCTGTCGACCAGTGACTTCGGGCCGGCCTTGGAGCAGTTCCTCGGGTCCAGTGCCGGGCTCTCGGCGACGACGATCACACGGCTGACCAGCCAGTGGCAGGAGGAGGCCAAGGCCTTCGGGGCCCGGGATCTGTCGGGCACTGACTTCGTCTACCTGTGGGTCGACGGCATTCACCTCAAGGTCCGCCTCGAGCAGGAGAAGCTGTGCCTGTTGGTGATGATCGGGGTCCGCTCCGATGGCCGCAAGGAACTCGTCGCCCTGGCCGACGGGTATCGAGAATCGACCGAGTCGTGGGCCGATCTGCTGCGGTCGTGTCGCCGCCGCGGGATGATCGCCCCGGTGTTGGCCGTCGGTGACGGTGCACTGGGCTTTTGGAAGGCGATGCGCGAGGTGTTCCCGGCTACCCGCGAGCAGCGCTGCTGGTTTCACAAACAGGCCAATGTCCTTTCCTGCCTGCCCAAATCGGCGCAACCCGGTGCGGTCGCGGCGATGCGGGAGATCTACAACGCCGAGGACCTCGACCACGCGCAGGTCGCGATCAAGGCCTTCGAGATCGACTACGGCGCCAAGTACCCCAAGGCGGTCGCCAAGATCGTCGACGACGCCGACGTGCTGTTGGAGTTCTACAAATACCCAGCCGAACACTGGATCCACTTGCGCACCACGAATCCGATCGAATCAACCTTCGCCACCGTGCGATTGCGGACGAAGGTCACCAAGGGGCCGGGATCCCGCGCGGCCGGAATTGCCATGGCCTACAAGCTTATCGACGCCGCACAAGCCCGGTGGCGGGCAGTCAACGCACCCCACCTGGTCGCCCTCGTCCGTGCCGGCGCCGTCTTCCACAAAGGCAAGCTACTCGAACGCCCCGCCGACATCACACCGCCCGAGCCGGCCGAATCAACCGAAACGGAGGTCGCCTGAAACACCCCGATCCACAGGTATTGACAATTCCTCTAACCACGGTTGATTCTTGATCTTCATGGGACAAACACACCGTGCGGCGATGAACCTAGCCTGACTAGCCAAAACTCGCCGGAGCAAGTCAGCTGCGTCCCTCTTCGATGTTGTCGGCCAATTCAACGATGGCATCGGTAATTTCGTCTAACCTCTTTGATGCACGGCGTGCGCGTCTGCTCGCCAACGCCGCGTCGAAATCGTTGCGAGCTGCGCGCAGATCTGCCGCCGCTGTCCGCAGCGCGACGACACGGGTGTCGTGGCCAATGTCCAGGGGTGCAACGTGAGTGTCCACGGCGCGCAGCGCAGGAAAGGTGGCCTTCGGCTGCCTGGCCCCTGGTACCACTGACATGTGCGCCCGGCGCCGGAGCTGATCCTCGAGGGCCCTAGCAGCGCGTAGATCTCGAAGGTGATCACCGCGGCGGCGCCGGTGCCGGCGTAGGTGCGAACCGATTCGGCAATCCGACAGAATTCGCTGATCGCCTCGGCCAGTAGACGCTGATCGCAGTGAAGTGGGTTGCCCTCGGCGTCACGGTACAGCGTGCGGATCGTCTCGGGTCGCCAACCCTGAAAATGTCCACCCACCAAAGCACTCGGTTTGACGAACTGAGCATGTCCCGAGTCGCGTGGAATTTGGGTGACGATCCACGATGAACTCTAGGCGGCGGCACCGACAGATTTGGTGTCGGCGCCGGTGTCGGGGTGAGCGTGTCGGCGCAGGGCGTCGACGAGCTGGGGCATCTGCTTGTGGCCCTTGATGCGACGGAAGGATCGTTCGGCGTTGAGCATGCCGGCCGCGGTCCAGCGCAGCACCATCTGCCCGTCGCGCCAGCGGGTGACGTTGCGATTGGTGGTCCGGGCGATGGAGATCATCGACTCGACCGGATTGGACGTGGTCAACGTCTTGGCGAGGCGGCCGTCGATGCCGAGGCGGGCGACAGTGAACATTTCCTCCAGCCCCTCGCGCAGGCTGGCGGCCGCACTGGGATAGTTCT is part of the Mycolicibacterium tusciae JS617 genome and encodes:
- a CDS encoding IS256 family transposase; translation: MLTVVHDTDEANANDGGGRSLLDEIVRDGARQMLAAALKAEVAAYIDAHAGELDESGRRLVVRNGSHAGREVLTAAGAVAVTAPRVNDKRIDADTGERQRFSSAILPAWARKSPQMTEVLPLLYLHGLSTSDFGPALEQFLGSSAGLSATTITRLTSQWQEEAKAFGARDLSGTDFVYLWVDGIHLKVRLEQEKLCLLVMIGVRSDGRKELVALADGYRESTESWADLLRSCRRRGMIAPVLAVGDGALGFWKAMREVFPATREQRCWFHKQANVLSCLPKSAQPGAVAAMREIYNAEDLDHAQVAIKAFEIDYGAKYPKAVAKIVDDADVLLEFYKYPAEHWIHLRTTNPIESTFATVRLRTKVTKGPGSRAAGIAMAYKLIDAAQARWRAVNAPHLVALVRAGAVFHKGKLLERPADITPPEPAESTETEVA